In the genome of Rhizobium sp. NXC24, one region contains:
- a CDS encoding DUF938 domain-containing protein, with protein sequence MTQVDQRPDIDPYPLSPYVAWAGNRNKDPILTAFKEIFPASGKVLELASGAGLHINYFAPHFSGVHFLPSDYDTDVFDTIESKRADAGNSNVADPICIDLTDPSTFPDPKDQTFDVIFVINLFQVARVSIQEGIARLASSVLAADGFVAIYGPFKRDGHYTTGSNEAFDKEILAAGVTEWGLKDIGELEKAAAPHGLKLARTLDLPANNFILIFDRVC encoded by the coding sequence ATGACCCAAGTTGATCAGCGCCCAGACATCGATCCATATCCCTTGAGCCCCTATGTCGCGTGGGCCGGCAATCGTAACAAAGATCCCATCCTAACAGCATTCAAGGAAATCTTCCCAGCGTCGGGCAAGGTTCTTGAATTAGCGAGCGGCGCGGGCCTTCACATCAATTATTTCGCTCCGCATTTCTCCGGCGTGCATTTCCTGCCGTCCGACTATGATACTGATGTTTTCGATACGATCGAATCGAAGCGCGCGGACGCTGGCAACAGCAATGTCGCCGATCCTATTTGCATAGATCTCACCGATCCATCTACCTTTCCCGACCCGAAGGACCAGACCTTCGACGTGATCTTCGTGATCAACCTCTTTCAAGTGGCCCGGGTGTCGATCCAGGAAGGCATTGCTCGCCTCGCGTCGTCGGTCCTCGCGGCGGATGGCTTTGTGGCAATCTATGGCCCGTTCAAGCGCGACGGCCACTATACGACAGGCTCGAACGAAGCTTTCGATAAGGAAATCCTAGCCGCTGGTGTGACCGAATGGGGTCTCAAGGACATCGGCGAACTGGAAAAGGCCGCGGCTCCGCACGGCCTGAAGCTCGCCCGCACGCTTGACCTGCCAGCGAATAATTTCATCCTGATCTTCGATCGTGTCTGCTGA
- a CDS encoding PHB depolymerase family esterase, producing the protein MRFSFSRSLSKAFRTQKQMTRLVETALKPALKRRKPSKSPSPRATAGLLEVIAFGSNPGRLLMKSFVPARLPKRPALVVVLHGCLQSPESLHAASGFSKLARDRGFVLLYPQQRRTNNAQTCFNWYRPSAVARDRGEVMSIRQMIEYACERHRIDVSRIFIVGLSAGGAMVSAVVANYPEIFAGAAIVAGMPFGSARDAVSALRAMKDGAAPPSGGWGRPIAQINDGPRPSPPITIWQGANDRVVNPLNARACVTQWLQAKGIGEYSGRTAEKSWGSLTSWTVAGEQKVALYFVNDLSHGLPIKKRGSQAPRSRADPYVISTGISAPAELMRLWRLARL; encoded by the coding sequence ATGAGGTTTAGTTTCAGCCGATCCCTTTCGAAAGCGTTCAGAACGCAGAAACAGATGACCCGCCTGGTCGAGACGGCTTTGAAACCGGCACTCAAACGGCGGAAACCAAGCAAATCACCTTCCCCTCGCGCAACAGCTGGGCTGCTGGAGGTCATTGCTTTCGGAAGCAATCCAGGCCGCCTTCTGATGAAGTCCTTCGTTCCGGCGCGTTTGCCGAAGAGGCCGGCACTCGTCGTTGTTCTCCATGGATGCCTCCAGTCTCCCGAAAGTCTGCATGCGGCCAGCGGTTTCTCGAAGCTCGCGAGGGATCGTGGTTTCGTTCTCCTATACCCGCAACAGCGGCGCACCAACAACGCGCAAACCTGTTTCAACTGGTACCGGCCGAGCGCCGTTGCCAGGGACCGGGGCGAGGTGATGTCCATCAGGCAAATGATCGAGTATGCGTGCGAGCGGCATCGGATCGACGTTTCCAGAATATTCATCGTGGGATTGTCGGCCGGTGGCGCGATGGTGAGCGCGGTGGTGGCGAACTACCCGGAGATATTTGCGGGAGCGGCGATTGTTGCCGGCATGCCTTTCGGATCCGCCCGTGATGCCGTGTCCGCCTTGCGGGCGATGAAGGATGGGGCAGCTCCTCCGTCCGGCGGATGGGGACGCCCGATTGCGCAAATTAATGACGGACCGAGACCCTCGCCTCCGATAACGATCTGGCAAGGTGCAAATGATCGTGTCGTCAATCCCCTAAACGCGCGTGCATGTGTCACTCAATGGCTCCAAGCCAAAGGCATTGGTGAGTACAGCGGGCGAACGGCTGAAAAGTCCTGGGGTAGCCTGACGTCATGGACCGTGGCGGGCGAGCAGAAAGTTGCCCTCTATTTCGTCAACGACCTCAGCCATGGACTCCCTATCAAGAAGCGCGGCAGCCAAGCGCCACGAAGTCGCGCCGATCCCTATGTGATATCGACAGGTATCTCGGCGCCAGCAGAGCTCATGCGATTATGGCGTCTGGCAAGACTTTGA
- a CDS encoding helix-turn-helix transcriptional regulator yields MTDIEASFTRRGASPSERFHPVDRHVGQQIRILRIQADLSQSELGKGVGVSFQQMQKYESGKNRVSASMLYEIASCLHVPVARFFEGLPEPGSGVPHPEGAEIDERIAYLATADGRRLIEGILRLSPRIRNRVLSIVGILAEEHEQAGEQTAEA; encoded by the coding sequence ATGACAGACATCGAAGCAAGTTTCACGCGGCGGGGGGCGTCGCCATCGGAGAGGTTCCATCCCGTCGATCGCCACGTCGGACAACAGATCCGCATTCTCCGAATTCAAGCCGATTTATCGCAGAGCGAGTTGGGCAAGGGCGTCGGCGTCAGCTTCCAACAGATGCAGAAATACGAAAGCGGCAAAAACCGCGTCAGTGCTTCGATGCTCTATGAAATAGCAAGTTGCCTGCATGTGCCAGTGGCGCGGTTTTTCGAAGGCCTGCCGGAACCCGGCAGCGGAGTTCCCCACCCAGAAGGCGCGGAGATTGACGAACGCATTGCATACCTGGCGACGGCTGACGGTCGCCGACTGATCGAGGGCATTTTGCGGCTGTCGCCCCGAATCAGGAACCGGGTTCTTTCGATTGTCGGCATTCTGGCCGAGGAACATGAACAGGCCGGCGAGCAGACGGCCGAAGCGTGA
- a CDS encoding polyprenyl synthetase family protein — translation MQTGSTLHDDQTGVSALDGLGAQAPGASGRLLPEIWMLDGTKRVEQALARLLCAEDDGEAELMAAMRYATLHGGKRTRALLCLAAGALTDTPAYMLDLVGAAIEMMHACTLVHDDLPAMDDDVLRRGLPTVHVKFGEATAILVGDALQAHAFLTLASLDAPGDIRIALVRELAQAVSAEGAAGGQAMDLSLVGKHVEVGRILAMHRMKTGALVRASVRMGALCTIMEDAAHAELYCALDQYSTCFGLALQVVDDILDATADKATLGKTPGKDAAAQKPTCASIMGLQAARQLVVDLFRDAGDAIAPLGPRAERLAQILQRANAYLLKHAPCA, via the coding sequence ATGCAGACCGGTTCCACGCTACACGACGACCAAACTGGCGTTTCCGCGCTCGACGGATTGGGCGCGCAGGCGCCCGGCGCATCCGGCAGGCTGCTGCCGGAAATCTGGATGCTGGACGGCACAAAGCGGGTCGAACAGGCACTGGCGCGTCTTCTCTGCGCCGAAGACGACGGTGAGGCCGAGCTGATGGCGGCGATGCGCTACGCCACCTTACATGGCGGGAAGCGCACCCGCGCCTTGCTCTGTCTGGCTGCCGGCGCACTGACCGACACCCCGGCGTACATGCTCGACCTCGTCGGCGCCGCCATCGAGATGATGCACGCCTGTACCCTGGTCCACGACGACCTGCCCGCAATGGACGACGACGTGCTTCGCCGCGGCCTTCCGACCGTGCACGTCAAGTTCGGCGAAGCCACTGCGATCCTGGTCGGGGATGCGCTACAGGCGCATGCCTTCCTGACCCTGGCGAGCCTGGATGCGCCGGGCGACATCCGTATCGCGCTCGTGCGTGAATTGGCGCAAGCGGTGTCCGCCGAGGGTGCTGCAGGCGGGCAGGCCATGGACCTGTCGCTGGTTGGAAAGCACGTTGAGGTCGGCAGGATCTTGGCGATGCACCGCATGAAGACCGGAGCGCTAGTGCGCGCGTCCGTTCGCATGGGCGCGCTATGCACCATCATGGAGGATGCCGCGCACGCTGAGCTGTACTGTGCGCTCGATCAATACAGCACCTGTTTCGGCCTGGCGTTGCAGGTGGTCGACGACATTCTCGACGCGACAGCGGATAAAGCGACGCTGGGCAAGACCCCCGGCAAGGACGCGGCGGCGCAAAAGCCGACCTGCGCGTCGATCATGGGACTACAGGCAGCGCGCCAGCTCGTGGTGGATCTATTTCGCGACGCGGGGGATGCCATCGCCCCCCTGGGGCCGCGTGCGGAACGGTTGGCCCAGATCCTGCAGCGCGCCAACGCGTATCTGTTGAAGCACGCGCCATGCGCATGA
- a CDS encoding cytochrome P450 — protein sequence MDMLLNPLNRRHRLRDDIPVMPGAFPLVGHLPAIVCDLPRLLRRAERTLGSHFWLDFGPAGQLMTCLDPDAFALLRHKDVSSALIEEIAPEILGGTLVTLNGSAHRQARDGIKAAFLPRGLTEAGIGELFQPVIRARVQAWRDRGEVTILPETGDLMLKLTFYLMGIPAKDLPEWHRKYRQLLQLMLAPPLDLPGTPFRRGRAARDWIDAQSRQFIRDARAHAVRTGLINDMVSAFDLSEDALSDDVLVANVRLLLLAGHETTASTMAWMVIELARQPELWDALVEEAQRVGAVPTRHADLSQCPVAEALFRETLRMHPASSLLPRRATQELQLGQRRIPAGTSLGIPLLHFSTSPLLHEAPDQFRLARWLQRTEPIRPVDMLQFGSGPHVCIGYHLVWLELVQFSIALALTMHKAGVRPRLLSDAEKGRRYYPTAQPSMKIRIGFS from the coding sequence ATGGACATGCTGCTCAATCCGCTGAACCGCCGGCACCGGCTGCGGGACGACATCCCGGTCATGCCCGGCGCTTTCCCCCTGGTCGGGCACCTTCCGGCCATCGTTTGTGACCTGCCGCGCCTGCTGCGGCGCGCGGAACGGACCCTGGGCAGCCATTTCTGGCTTGATTTTGGCCCTGCGGGACAACTGATGACATGCCTCGATCCGGATGCGTTCGCATTGCTCCGGCACAAGGACGTGTCCTCGGCACTGATTGAAGAGATCGCGCCCGAAATCCTTGGCGGAACGTTGGTTACTCTGAACGGTAGCGCGCACCGGCAGGCACGCGATGGGATCAAGGCGGCATTCCTGCCGAGAGGCCTGACCGAGGCCGGCATTGGCGAGCTGTTCCAGCCCGTCATCCGGGCCCGGGTGCAGGCGTGGCGCGACCGCGGCGAAGTAACTATCCTGCCCGAAACCGGCGACTTGATGCTGAAGCTCACCTTTTATCTCATGGGCATCCCCGCCAAAGACCTGCCGGAGTGGCATCGCAAGTACCGGCAACTGCTGCAATTGATGCTTGCGCCGCCGCTCGACCTGCCCGGAACGCCCTTTCGGCGCGGCCGCGCCGCCCGCGACTGGATCGACGCGCAGTCGCGCCAATTCATCCGCGATGCGCGCGCGCATGCGGTGCGCACCGGGTTGATCAACGACATGGTGAGCGCGTTCGATCTCAGCGAAGACGCGCTCTCCGATGACGTCCTTGTCGCCAACGTTCGCTTGCTGCTGCTTGCCGGTCACGAGACCACCGCCTCGACGATGGCCTGGATGGTGATCGAGCTGGCGCGGCAGCCTGAGCTGTGGGACGCCCTGGTCGAGGAGGCGCAACGCGTGGGCGCAGTGCCGACCCGGCACGCGGACCTGTCGCAGTGCCCGGTCGCCGAGGCGCTGTTCCGAGAGACGCTGCGCATGCATCCGGCGTCCTCGCTCTTACCGCGTCGCGCGACGCAGGAATTGCAACTCGGCCAGCGGCGCATTCCCGCGGGCACCAGTCTGGGCATCCCGCTGCTGCATTTCTCGACGTCACCGCTGCTGCACGAGGCGCCTGATCAGTTCCGCCTGGCGCGGTGGCTGCAACGCACGGAGCCGATCCGGCCGGTGGACATGCTGCAGTTCGGCAGCGGCCCACACGTCTGCATCGGCTACCACCTGGTATGGCTGGAACTGGTGCAGTTCAGCATCGCCTTGGCGCTGACCATGCACAAGGCCGGGGTGCGGCCGCGGTTGCTGAGCGACGCCGAAAAAGGCCGGCGCTATTACCCGACAGCACAGCCCTCCATGAAAATCCGCATCGGATTCTCATGA
- a CDS encoding SDR family oxidoreductase, with protein MVRFEGKVAVVTGAGAGIGKACALAIAREGGRVVVADIDGPAAAACTAQIAAEAGNALALAMDIADAQAVAALFEAAEQHFGGVDLLVNNASAMHLTPCDRAIVDLDLAIWDETMATNLRGTLLCCRQAVPRMIARGGGAIVNMSSCQGLSGDTALTSYAASKAAMNMLSASLATQYGHAQIRCNAVAPGLIMTERLLAKLDECMQRHLRRHQLLPHVGRPEDVAALVAFLLSDDAAFITGQVVCIDGGMLTHVPTYADGGNSRAGRPADDTTKAAAAPER; from the coding sequence ATGGTACGGTTTGAGGGCAAGGTGGCCGTGGTGACCGGCGCCGGCGCCGGCATCGGCAAGGCATGCGCGCTCGCCATCGCGCGCGAGGGCGGCAGAGTGGTAGTGGCCGACATTGATGGCCCAGCGGCGGCCGCCTGCACGGCGCAGATCGCGGCCGAAGCGGGCAACGCGCTGGCCCTGGCCATGGACATCGCCGATGCGCAGGCGGTGGCCGCGCTGTTTGAGGCGGCTGAGCAGCACTTCGGCGGGGTTGACCTGCTGGTGAACAATGCGAGCGCCATGCATCTGACCCCATGCGACCGCGCGATCGTCGATCTGGACCTGGCCATTTGGGATGAGACGATGGCGACCAATCTGCGTGGCACGCTGCTCTGCTGCCGCCAGGCCGTTCCGCGAATGATCGCCCGTGGCGGTGGCGCGATCGTCAACATGTCTTCATGCCAGGGGCTCAGCGGTGACACCGCGCTGACCTCCTATGCCGCATCGAAGGCTGCGATGAACATGCTGTCGGCCTCGCTCGCCACCCAGTACGGTCACGCGCAGATCCGCTGCAACGCGGTTGCGCCGGGTCTTATCATGACCGAACGTCTCCTCGCCAAGTTGGACGAGTGCATGCAAAGGCATCTGCGCCGCCATCAGCTCCTGCCGCACGTCGGCCGCCCCGAGGACGTGGCCGCGCTGGTGGCTTTCCTGCTCTCCGACGATGCTGCATTTATCACCGGTCAGGTCGTGTGCATCGACGGCGGCATGCTGACGCATGTGCCGACATACGCCGATGGTGGCAACAGTCGCGCCGGGCGACCGGCCGATGACACTACCAAAGCGGCCGCGGCGCCAGAGAGGTAA
- a CDS encoding ferredoxin, producing the protein MRVVVDQDLCGTTGQCALMLPVTFRQREPDGVAQVCVATVPQALHAAVRLAASQCPVAAIRVIESDAGDRERARADPAPFSAEAERHATKDQRNPGGHDGTV; encoded by the coding sequence ATGCGCGTGGTGGTCGACCAGGATCTGTGCGGAACCACAGGGCAGTGCGCGCTGATGCTGCCCGTTACCTTTCGTCAGCGCGAACCCGACGGCGTCGCCCAAGTGTGCGTGGCGACGGTCCCGCAGGCGCTGCACGCCGCCGTGCGGCTCGCGGCCAGCCAATGCCCGGTCGCCGCCATTCGGGTCATTGAAAGCGACGCAGGCGATCGCGAGCGCGCCCGGGCCGACCCTGCGCCTTTTTCGGCAGAGGCCGAGCGGCATGCCACGAAAGACCAACGCAATCCAGGAGGACACGATGGTACGGTTTGA
- a CDS encoding cytochrome P450 gives MDVKETTAACRDAFAELASPACIHDPYPFMRWLREHDPVHRATSGLFLLSRHADIYWALKATGDAFRGPAPGELARYFPRAATSLSLNLLASTLAMKDPPTHTRLRRLISRDFTMCEIDNLRPSMVRIVTARLDGMAHALERGEAVDLHREFALALPMLVFAELFGMPQEDMFGLAAIIGAILEGLSPHASDPQLAAADAASAKVKAYFSDLIQRRRTDPREDIVSMLVRAHGDDADMLSDAELISMLWGMLLGGFATTAATIDHAVLAMLAYPEQRHWLRGDAMGVEAFVEEVLRCNAPAMFSSIPRIAQRDIELGGVVIPKNADVRVLIAAGNRDPDAFADPDRFDPARFYGTSPGMSTDGKIMLSFGHGIHFCLGAQLARVQLAESLPRIEARFPTLVLAKKPTREPSAFLRTFRALPVRLHAQVGG, from the coding sequence ATGGACGTGAAAGAAACAACGGCAGCATGCCGGGACGCCTTCGCCGAACTGGCGTCGCCAGCGTGCATCCATGACCCCTATCCGTTCATGCGGTGGTTGCGCGAGCACGATCCGGTGCATCGCGCGACGTCGGGCCTCTTTCTGTTGAGCCGCCACGCCGACATATACTGGGCGCTCAAGGCCACGGGCGATGCGTTCCGAGGACCGGCGCCGGGCGAACTGGCCCGCTATTTTCCGCGTGCGGCGACCAGCCTATCGCTCAATCTGCTGGCGTCCACTTTAGCAATGAAGGATCCACCGACGCATACGCGTCTGCGCCGGCTGATCTCGCGCGATTTCACCATGTGCGAGATCGACAACCTGCGGCCGAGCATGGTGCGCATCGTCACAGCGCGCCTAGATGGCATGGCGCACGCGCTGGAGCGCGGGGAGGCAGTGGACCTGCATCGCGAATTCGCGCTTGCCTTGCCAATGCTGGTCTTTGCCGAACTGTTCGGCATGCCCCAGGAGGACATGTTCGGGCTCGCCGCCATCATCGGCGCCATCCTGGAAGGCCTGAGCCCGCACGCCAGCGATCCCCAGCTCGCCGCGGCGGACGCGGCCAGCGCCAAAGTTAAGGCCTACTTCAGCGACCTCATACAGCGCAGGCGCACCGACCCCCGCGAAGACATCGTGTCGATGCTGGTCCGCGCACACGGCGATGATGCCGACATGCTGTCGGACGCCGAGTTGATCAGCATGCTATGGGGCATGCTGCTGGGCGGCTTCGCCACCACTGCTGCGACCATCGACCATGCGGTCCTGGCGATGCTGGCGTATCCCGAACAGCGGCACTGGCTGCGGGGAGACGCCATGGGGGTCGAGGCATTCGTCGAAGAAGTCCTGCGCTGCAACGCGCCCGCCATGTTCAGCTCCATACCGCGCATCGCGCAGCGCGACATCGAACTGGGCGGCGTGGTCATCCCGAAAAATGCGGATGTGCGCGTGCTGATCGCCGCCGGCAATCGTGACCCGGACGCGTTTGCCGATCCCGACCGCTTCGACCCCGCACGGTTCTACGGCACAAGTCCTGGCATGTCGACCGACGGGAAGATCATGCTGAGCTTCGGCCACGGCATCCACTTCTGCCTCGGCGCGCAACTGGCCCGGGTGCAGTTGGCCGAGAGCCTGCCGCGGATTGAGGCGCGCTTCCCCACGCTCGTACTCGCCAAGAAGCCGACCCGAGAGCCATCCGCGTTCCTCAGGACGTTCCGCGCCCTGCCCGTGCGGCTGCATGCGCAGGTAGGGGGCTGA
- a CDS encoding cytochrome P450 codes for MSEHPLPTLPMWRLNHIEPSPEMLTLRANGPIHRVRFPSGHEGWWVTGYDEAKAVLSDTAFRPAGIPPAAFTPDSVILGSPGWLVSHEGDEHARLRTIVGPAFSERNMKLLAQQVEAIATQLFETLAAQPQPADLRLHLSFPLPAMVISALMGVPYEDHAFFAGLSDEVMTHQHQSGPRSASRLAWEELRAYIRGKMRDKRQDPGDNLLTDLLAAVDQDKVTEEEAIGLAAGMLVAGHESTVAQIEFGLLAMFRHPQQRERLVGDPSLVDKAVEEILRMYPPGAGWDGVMRYPRTDVTIAGVHIPAESKVLVGLPATSFDPRHFDDPETFDIEREGKPHLAFSHGPHYCIGVALARLELKVVFGSIFQRFPRLRLAVAPEELKLRKEIITGGFEEFPVFW; via the coding sequence ATGTCCGAACACCCCTTGCCGACGCTGCCGATGTGGCGCCTCAATCACATCGAGCCCTCGCCCGAGATGCTAACGCTACGCGCCAACGGTCCGATCCATCGCGTGCGCTTCCCGTCCGGGCACGAAGGCTGGTGGGTGACAGGCTACGACGAGGCCAAGGCGGTGCTGTCCGACACGGCATTCCGGCCCGCGGGGATACCGCCGGCGGCATTCACGCCGGATTCGGTGATTCTCGGTTCGCCGGGGTGGCTGGTCTCGCACGAGGGGGACGAGCATGCCCGATTACGCACGATCGTGGGGCCGGCCTTCAGCGAGCGCAATATGAAGCTGCTCGCTCAGCAGGTCGAGGCGATCGCCACGCAGTTGTTTGAGACGCTTGCGGCCCAGCCCCAGCCCGCCGACCTGCGGCTCCACCTCTCCTTTCCGCTTCCGGCGATGGTCATCAGCGCGCTGATGGGCGTGCCTTACGAGGATCACGCCTTTTTCGCCGGGCTGTCCGACGAGGTGATGACGCATCAGCATCAAAGCGGCCCGCGCAGCGCGTCGCGCCTGGCCTGGGAAGAACTGCGCGCCTACATTCGCGGCAAGATGCGGGACAAGCGCCAGGATCCCGGCGACAACCTGCTGACGGATCTGCTCGCGGCTGTCGACCAGGACAAGGTGACCGAGGAAGAGGCGATCGGCTTGGCGGCGGGCATGCTTGTGGCGGGGCACGAGAGCACCGTCGCGCAGATCGAATTCGGCCTGCTGGCGATGTTCCGTCATCCGCAACAGCGCGAGCGCCTGGTCGGCGATCCATCCCTTGTGGACAAGGCAGTGGAGGAAATCCTGCGCATGTACCCGCCGGGTGCGGGCTGGGACGGCGTCATGCGCTACCCGAGGACCGACGTGACCATAGCGGGCGTGCATATTCCCGCGGAGAGCAAGGTGTTGGTCGGCCTGCCGGCGACCTCGTTCGATCCGCGCCATTTCGACGACCCGGAAACCTTCGACATCGAACGCGAAGGAAAGCCCCACTTGGCGTTCTCCCATGGGCCGCACTATTGCATCGGTGTGGCGCTGGCCAGGCTGGAACTCAAGGTGGTGTTTGGTTCGATCTTCCAGCGCTTTCCCCGGCTGCGCCTCGCCGTGGCGCCCGAAGAACTGAAGTTGCGCAAGGAGATCATCACCGGCGGGTTCGAGGAGTTCCCGGTGTTCTGGTGA
- a CDS encoding GNAT family N-acetyltransferase, which translates to MENAIGIRPAVEADLPAILDIYNDAVRNTTAIWNETLVDLPNRREWFADRMSKNHPVLVAERQGEVFGYATYGVWRVIEGFRQTMEHSVYVRSDRKGGGIGAALMQALISEARARHIHVLVACIEAENLGSIKLHEKLGFKTVGRFGQVGQKFGRWLDLLCMELPLQEASKPPVTAQVLD; encoded by the coding sequence ATGGAAAATGCTATCGGAATCCGTCCGGCGGTTGAAGCGGACCTACCAGCCATTCTCGACATCTACAATGACGCGGTGCGAAACACCACTGCGATATGGAACGAGACGCTTGTGGATCTGCCTAATCGAAGAGAGTGGTTTGCCGACCGTATGTCCAAGAACCACCCGGTTCTGGTTGCCGAGAGGCAGGGCGAGGTTTTTGGCTATGCCACCTACGGCGTCTGGCGCGTGATTGAAGGCTTCCGGCAGACGATGGAGCATTCGGTCTATGTCAGGAGCGATCGCAAGGGTGGAGGAATCGGGGCCGCGCTCATGCAGGCACTCATTTCCGAAGCGCGGGCTCGCCATATCCACGTTCTCGTCGCTTGCATCGAAGCCGAGAACCTGGGTTCAATTAAACTGCACGAAAAATTAGGCTTCAAAACCGTCGGGCGATTTGGTCAAGTCGGCCAGAAATTTGGGCGATGGCTCGACCTCCTGTGCATGGAACTTCCACTTCAAGAGGCCTCCAAACCTCCTGTCACAGCACAAGTTTTGGACTGA
- a CDS encoding XRE family transcriptional regulator yields MSIMLDNVDERLGARIKIERELRGWSLTELAKRSGVSRAMIHKVERGGASPTAMLLARLSGAFEISMSTLMVRAEMQEGMLLRKCNQPTWIDPVTGYVRTHVSPRSSTPVDVIDVTFPAGKQSSFPASSYAHRKHLVWILQGELVFIEGGIRHEMKEGDCLELGPPNDCTFKNETGEECRYVVIVLREA; encoded by the coding sequence CTGTCTATTATGTTGGATAACGTTGATGAGCGCCTCGGCGCACGAATAAAAATTGAGCGCGAACTCCGGGGCTGGTCGCTAACAGAGCTAGCAAAGCGGTCCGGCGTATCGCGTGCGATGATCCATAAAGTTGAGCGCGGCGGCGCTAGCCCAACAGCAATGTTACTGGCTCGCCTTTCCGGTGCCTTTGAGATCAGCATGTCTACGCTGATGGTTCGAGCGGAGATGCAGGAAGGAATGTTGCTGCGGAAATGCAATCAGCCCACCTGGATAGATCCCGTCACGGGCTACGTGCGTACCCATGTTTCTCCTCGTTCTTCCACGCCGGTCGATGTAATCGACGTCACTTTTCCTGCCGGAAAGCAATCATCTTTTCCAGCTTCCTCATACGCGCATCGCAAACACCTCGTATGGATTTTGCAGGGTGAACTCGTCTTCATCGAAGGCGGCATCAGGCATGAGATGAAAGAGGGAGACTGCCTGGAACTCGGCCCTCCCAATGATTGCACCTTCAAGAATGAGACAGGTGAAGAGTGCCGATATGTGGTGATTGTACTCCGGGAGGCATGA
- a CDS encoding LLM class flavin-dependent oxidoreductase, protein MARQIHLNAFDMFCPGHIQQGLWAHPRDQSYRFNDLQYWTDYALKLEQGLFDGVFFADVVGVYDVYGGSPNAAVRGAVQIPANDPTIVIPAMAAVTKNLGFGVTCNLTYEQPFLFARRMSTLDHLTGGRIGWNIVTGYLDSAARAIGLQGQIAHDDRYDLADEYMSLVYKLWEGSWDDEAIIVDKDNAVFADPSKVRVIHHEGPQYKVDAMHLCSPSPQRTPVLYQAGSSARGREFAATHAECVFVNGQKKEDVKGITTDIKARAEAKGRSTEDVKVFLGATLIIGKTATEAREKFEEYRRYVNSEAALAHAAASLGIDFAKYDLDEPIETGKSQAIVSNVEIMNKTAGPKWTRRKLLEQMVLGSRQAPWVGSAEEISDMLIGWSEETGIAGFNLSRTVTPESIDDVVTYLVPLLQEKGVYKTSYAEGTYREKLFGHPRLPATHAAAKYRGGAAAK, encoded by the coding sequence ATGGCTCGCCAAATACATCTGAACGCGTTTGATATGTTTTGCCCAGGTCACATCCAGCAAGGGCTGTGGGCTCACCCCCGGGATCAATCGTATCGGTTCAACGATCTTCAATATTGGACAGATTATGCCCTTAAACTCGAACAAGGCCTGTTCGACGGTGTTTTCTTCGCTGATGTCGTTGGCGTGTACGATGTTTATGGCGGCAGCCCGAACGCTGCTGTCCGCGGCGCAGTCCAGATCCCAGCCAACGATCCGACGATCGTCATCCCCGCAATGGCGGCCGTTACCAAGAACCTTGGATTTGGTGTTACCTGCAACCTGACCTATGAGCAGCCGTTCCTATTTGCCCGCCGTATGTCCACGCTAGACCATTTGACCGGCGGGCGCATCGGCTGGAACATTGTAACCGGGTATCTAGACAGTGCCGCGCGAGCAATCGGCCTTCAGGGGCAAATTGCCCATGACGACCGTTATGATCTCGCCGACGAATACATGTCGCTTGTCTACAAGCTGTGGGAAGGTTCGTGGGATGATGAGGCCATCATTGTCGACAAAGACAATGCTGTCTTCGCCGATCCGAGCAAAGTGCGCGTCATTCACCACGAAGGTCCGCAGTACAAGGTCGATGCGATGCATCTTTGCTCACCGTCGCCACAGCGCACACCGGTTTTGTATCAAGCAGGTTCGTCCGCCCGGGGTCGGGAGTTCGCCGCCACCCATGCGGAGTGTGTCTTCGTCAATGGCCAGAAGAAGGAAGATGTCAAAGGCATCACCACCGACATCAAGGCCCGCGCGGAAGCAAAGGGCCGATCCACGGAAGACGTAAAGGTCTTTCTTGGCGCAACGCTCATCATTGGCAAAACGGCCACTGAGGCTCGGGAAAAATTCGAGGAATACCGCCGATATGTCAACTCGGAGGCGGCGCTCGCACATGCAGCGGCTTCGCTCGGCATCGATTTCGCAAAATACGACCTCGACGAGCCCATCGAAACCGGAAAGAGCCAGGCAATCGTCTCCAACGTTGAGATCATGAACAAGACTGCTGGCCCCAAATGGACGCGCCGCAAGCTCTTGGAACAGATGGTGCTCGGCAGCCGGCAAGCCCCGTGGGTCGGCTCCGCCGAGGAAATCTCGGATATGCTGATCGGCTGGAGCGAGGAAACTGGTATTGCCGGATTCAACCTGTCCCGCACCGTCACGCCGGAAAGCATCGACGACGTGGTCACCTATTTGGTCCCGCTGCTGCAGGAAAAGGGTGTCTATAAGACGTCCTACGCCGAGGGCACCTACCGGGAAAAGTTGTTCGGTCATCCCCGTTTGCCCGCGACGCATGCGGCCGCGAAGTATCGCGGCGGTGCGGCTGCCAAGTGA